One Setaria viridis chromosome 7, Setaria_viridis_v4.0, whole genome shotgun sequence genomic region harbors:
- the LOC117863314 gene encoding NAC domain-containing protein 10 has product MENSWIMTGVGLIKKIRNATQSICLRLGELVAEPYIKCPNCECEIDTSNVHLVWPALPAGVKFDPSDFELLQHLEGKSSLLNSKSHALIDAFIPTIEEKGGICYTHPKNFPGIKMDGSSFHFFHRVPNAYGCGHRKRRKVSGDVGSVCDEHIRWHKTGKPKPIRDDNGVKKGWKEILVLYRGSKRGGSNTHIDNWVMHQYHLDAYEEADGELVVSKVFYQLASKKNGKSEMDDIVVESKASVAKIDHRTPKTDPPQPCFPNNSPCDTEQYTPIQVDQEEEECGTSFCPVMVKVEPSECSARLAELSPAVVVADLPASDEPRQPRDTTGAGPEPEAPIPIDGSNTDLFHGLPDLDVTFPELTFRSYQLS; this is encoded by the exons ATGGAAAA TTCGTGGATTATGACTGGGGTGGGACTCATTAAGAAAATAAGAAACGCCACTCAGTCGATCTGTCTCCGACTTGGTGAATTGGTTGCAGAACCATATATCAAGTGTCCCAACTGTGAATGTGAAATTGATACTAGCAAT GTTCATTTGGTATGGCCAGCGCTACCTGCTGGTGTAAAATTTGATCCTTCTGATTTTGAACTACTTCAACATCTAGAAGGAAAATCCAGCCTGCTGAATTCGAAGTCTCATGCACTTATTGATGCTTTTATACCTACTatagaagagaagggaggaatTTGCTATACACATCCAAAAAATTTCCCCG GTATAAAGATGGATGGTAGCAGCTTCCATTTCTTCCACAGAGTACCAAATGCATATGGCTGCGGCCATCGCAAGCGCCGCAAGGTTAGTGGCGATGTTGGCAGTGTTTGTGATGAGCATATCAGATGGCATAAGACGGGAAAACCCAAACCCATACGCGATGATAATGGTGTCAAGAAAGGCTGGAAGGAGATCTTGGTTCTTTATAGAGGTTCTAAGAGAGGTGGCAGCAACACACATATAGACAATTGGGTGATGCATCAGTATCATCTTGATGCATATGAAGAAGCAGATGGTGAATTGGTTGTCTCTAAAGTATTCTACCAATTGGcatcaaagaaaaatggcaaGTCTGAAATGGATGATATTGTAGTAGAGTCTAAGGCATCTGTTGCAAAAATTGATCATAGAACCCCAAAGACCGATCCTCCCCAGCCCTGTTTCCCGAACAACAGCCCATGCGACACCGAGCAGTACACCCCCATTCAGGTGGATCAG gaggaagaagaatgtGGCACATCTTTTTGCCCGGTGATGGTGAAGGTTGAACCATCCGAATGCTCTGCACGGTTAGCTGAATTATCACCAGCTGTTGTGGTTGCGGACCTTCCTGCCTCTGATGAACCAAGGCAGCCTAGGGATACAACGGGTGCAGGCCCTGAACCTGAAGCACCTATACCCATCGACGGTTCTAACACGGACCTGTTTCATGGGTTGCCTGATCTGGATGTTACTTTTCCAGAGCTTACCTTCAGATCATATCAGCTTTCCT GA